Part of the Capsicum annuum cultivar UCD-10X-F1 chromosome 12, UCD10Xv1.1, whole genome shotgun sequence genome is shown below.
TTTACTTACCTACACGGTAATTTTTCAACGAAGGGTGTCAAGTGACATCCCTTGGATACATATGGCTCTGCCACTGGTTATAAAGGTATCTTAAAGCAGAGAGACCAAGAACATGCTAGCCCAATCGGTAACACTGTATCTCAGAGATGATGAAGATATCTGATAGAATAGGTAGTACATACGGGCCGAAGAGAGAAACCTGTAATATCATCACCCTAAAAGCTATTGCCTGTTGCATGAGGCACTAAACAGTTATGACTTTGTTACAGTAATTATTTTGTGAAGAAGTTCGTGCTCGTGATGAATTTAGCTTAAATCTTGTATATATTACCTTTTAAAAGCATGTATATAATCAATATAAGGTATCAGCAGTCAACTTTCTCTTTTATGTTTGGGAAATCATTGGGAGGTATATTGTATCTATACAAGATAAAGATAGGTGGTTTTGTACCAAATGTAaggtatttttcttaatttttattaaatttatttattattattattattttttgtaatttctacACAAACATTCTAACAGGCACCTGGATCCGATATATTTTGGAGATTATCCCAAAAGCATGCGTGAAAGACTTGGAGATAGGCTTCCAAAATTTTCACAGCAAGAAAGGGAGTTGCTTAAAGATTCATTGGACTTCATTGGTCTAAATCACTATACTTCAAAATTTGTTGGTCATGCAACCAATAGTCTTGAAGAAAATGACTTCTATAAAATACAGGATGTAGAGATAATTGGTATGTGAGACCTAAACAATTTTTGTCATTTCTTAGATTTTTCTAGTCCTATAAATATGCGACTACTTTACTAATTTGACTCATGTTTTCTTTTTGATTCTTTCCATGTTCGTCGTAGCTGAATGGGGAGGAGGAGAGGTGATCGGTCAGAAAGTATGGATGGTCTCTCTTTTCCAGTTCCTTGGATGTATATATTTGACATCATGTACTGAAAATGTGAAACTTCATGTAGGCGGCATCATCATGGCTTTACATGGTTCCTTGGGAAATTCGGAAAGTTCTTAATCATATTGCAGAGAGATATGGCAATCCACCTGTCTATATCACTGAGAATGGTAATGAGTGCTCTTTTCACTCATCTAGAGGAGGTTTTTGTTGATCTCTTTGCTTGAAATTTGGAGGAGTCGTCCAACTTGTCTAACTTAATACGACTACTATTCTAATGTGTGTGTTAGTCGATCCCGTAAATGTTACTATCATTTAAACTTTTTCATGCAATGTTGGAaacttttttaagaaaatcatgTTTATACCACTACTGTTTTTATGTGAAAAAATGTCTCACCAAGAAATTTCCATCTACTTAACAGTGAGTTtcttgtgaagaaaaaggatttatttgaaaatatgaCAATTTATCTCTAACTCAGACAATTTTGGGACATCTCAAATTGAAAAGAGTGAATTTCTTTGATGGAGTTATATCATCTGACCATCCTTCAGGGAGGAAAGGGGatcaattaaattattattttcttactaAGAAAAGCAAGTCAAGAGGATCCTGAGCATAAAACTGACCCGATGTCGAAAGGCATGTGTTATCCTTGTCCATTATGGTGGTTTTGGCGCTCTGCAAAATCCATGCTTGCTTGTGTTGTTTACACGATGAGCTTTCAGTATGATTTTCTGCTGAATGCAGCACTTCAAATTATGCTTAGATCACTTCCGTCGTCATTCTTGTTTGGGGGAAGCAATGGTCCCTGTCTGGACAATCAATTATCTATGGCCTAACCGGTAACCTGCAACAACAATTTGCTATGAGGTCAAAACGGTGTAGTGAAACAAAATGTTGTTCTCTTCGACACTTGACAGCTTTTGATAATGTCTCAAGAATGAAAGCCTGAAAGCATCTTGTAAATAGGGCTGATAAACTAATTTTCCAACTGTTAAAACAACTGTGTAGCATGAACTTAAAAATGTTTTCATTTTCAAACTTACTACCAATAGTTTGATGAACACTTATAATTATATGTACCAGGTGATAACCcaattcagtttttttttttctcttgcaACTTCACTTTTCATGTTCAGgtatggatgatgaagatgaagacACATCTCCTCTCCACGAGATGTTGGATGACAAATTGCGAGTTTCTTACTTCAAGGCATACCTTGCTTCTATTCATCAGGCAATCTTGTGGGTACTCTTACAACCTGTGTTTTTATAGTCCTCGTGTTATAAACATGTATTGACATCAACATGCATAATTACTCTTGATTAGTAGTTCATTGTTCAGCATATTCTCTTTGCTGCATTCATTCAAACTTCTCTTTGTCAATCATCCAAATTATAGGAATTATTTGTCTCTTCAAATATTTCATTCCctattcagttttagtattttagacaTTGATAGGAAAGCTTCCCCAGTCATGACATATCCTACTCGTCTCATCTTAAACTCTTCTTTCCAAAAACAGTTGGCGTCTGCTGTTGTTTCGcgtgtaaaaaaaaaagtagtttaAGTTCTTGATAATGGTCTGTGCTGTCCAACTTAGAGGAAAACAAATGACTTGTTTTAACATACATCGTAAATTCTTGATACTGGTCTCAGCTTTTATGCATGATATTTTTGCATTTACACGGTAAATTCATGAACATTTGTGAATGGCTTCTGGTCGCATGATTCTACTCTTATGAGATCAATCAAAttttgtttgtgtatatatatttaccaTTTGACAGGATGTCTTTGCCTTCATGTTTATACCTCACACTTAACGAAGACCTACATTTGCCTCGACAGGGATGGGTGCTAACGTGAGAGGTTATTTAGCGTGGTCATTGCTGGATAACTTCGAGTGGAATTTGGGTTGTACAAAACACTTCGGTCTGATATATGTGAACTTCAAGAATGGGCTAAACCGACATCTGAAATCTTCTGCTTACTGGTTCATGAGATTCTTGAAAGGTGGACAAATTAAACATGGGAAAGAAGATTAACTAACTTTGTTATGGAGTTGGCAGCTTATGTATTTgcctttttttttcctaattacc
Proteins encoded:
- the LOC107850467 gene encoding beta-glucosidase 42, translated to MHYLRAESLGGWLDEQTAKYFAIYAEICFASFGNRVKKWITINEPLQTAVNGHCTGIHAPGRRESSSTEPFTISYWHMQKLFLSIGINLSVLYLQDEQGEEIGLVVDCEWPEALSDNLEDKAAAKGTLIFSLDGTSCYILVPVLVSQEFVLHVYNQYKVSAVNFLFYVWEIIGRHLDPIYFGDYPKSMRERLGDRLPKFSQQERELLKDSLDFIGLNHYTSKFVGHATNSLEENDFYKIQDVEIIAEWGGGEVIGQKAASSWLYMVPWEIRKVLNHIAERYGNPPVYITENGMDDEDEDTSPLHEMLDDKLRVSYFKAYLASIHQAILDGC